A region of Lycium barbarum isolate Lr01 chromosome 1, ASM1917538v2, whole genome shotgun sequence DNA encodes the following proteins:
- the LOC132621166 gene encoding uncharacterized protein LOC132621166: MREMEPLNPSAHTKNNIVKRPNKENVKEKGYYYKERVLEALVVGEGDEGEMYGSGGGGSGSDGGGGPGSGYHDSNSGYGHESTEAYYKKMIETNPGNALLLANYATFLKEVKGDLGKAEEYYGRAILVNPNDGNVLSLYADRIWLTQKDASRAHAYFDQAVKSDPDDCYVLASYAWFLWDVDEEELKDEPSGQCGIIETAYSVPTTYLGGVHWPPLTAVS; this comes from the exons ATGCGAGAAATGGAGCCCCTAAATCCTTCTGCTCATACGAAAAATAATATTGTCAAAAGACCCAACAAGGAAAATGTCAAAGAAAAAGGATATTATTATAAAGAGAGAGTATTGGAGGCACTAGTAGTAGGGGAAGGCGATGAAGGTGAAATGTACGGCAGTGGTGGAGGAGGCAGTGGGTCGGATGGTGGAGGTGGGCCGGGTTCGGGTTATCATGATTCAAACAGTGGGTATGGGCATGAGAGTACAGAAGCCTACTACAAGAAAATGATCGAAACTAACCCGGGTAATGCACTTCTACTAGCAAACTATGCCACGTTCTTGAAAGAG GTGAAGGGGGATTTAGGAAAAGCAGAGGAGTATTACGGAAGAGCAATACTCGTAAACCCGAACGATGGAAATGTGTTGTCACTTTATGCTGATCGAATATGGCTAACCCAAAAAGATGCATCTCGCGCCCATGCTTATTTTGATCAAGCTGTTAAATCTGATCCTGATGATTG TTATGTACTGGCTTCATACGCTTGGTTCCTGTGGGATGTTGATGAGGAAGAACTAAAAGATGAGCCAAGTGGACAATGTGGAATTATAGAGACTGCATATTCAGTACCAACAACCTATTTAGGAGGAGTGCATTGGCCACCCTTGACTGCCGTTTCTTAA
- the LOC132598761 gene encoding methyl-CpG-binding domain-containing protein 11-like, whose protein sequence is MASPMEKGTHNDEIVSVELLAPPSWKKLFTPKQGGTPKKNEVVFIAPTGEEVKNRRQLEQYLKSHPGNPAISEFDWSTGETPRRSARISEKAKAMRPASLLESPKKRRRTSSTKRDNKETDAGKAEKESSEMKERESTKEENENSEKKDGEAEAEMEDKGKKDVEATKEDEPIEGAEVAPAEKPESESEEFHSADEGKQDKSENEETETEDKGKTEVEAAQEDEHTGEKPESESEKVHNADDGKQNKSENAEIEEKQVSGEKLQPQNDKDSPAADVNEHKPEEIAMEGTNATVGGSSNHAELAVGGESEDAHGNDGENRPKEEEKEMKGADLVMGNDKISQPKLAHSQQHQSPAPISC, encoded by the exons ATGGCAAGTCCTATGGAGAAGGGAACTCATAATGATGAAATTGTGTCGGTGGAACTTCTTGCACCTCCTTCTTGGAAAAAATTG TTCACGCCAAAGCAAGGGGGTACACCGAAGAAGAATGAGGTTGTATTTATTGCTCCAACAGGTGAGGAGGTCAAGAACCGCAGACAGTTGGAGCAGTATCTCAAATCACACCCTGGAAACCCTGCAATTTCAGAATTTGATTGGAGTACTGGTGAGACTCCAAGGAGATCAGCAAGGATCAGTGAGAAGGCCAAGGCAATGAGACCAGCTTCACTACTTGAATCACCAAAGAAAAGACGCCGGACATCGTCTACAAAGAGAGATAATAAGGAAACGGATGCTGGAAAAGCTGAAAAGGAAAGTTCAGAAATGAAAGAGAGGGAATCTAccaaagaagaaaatgaaaattCGGAGAAGAAAGACGGAGAAGCAGAAGCTGAAATGGAGGACAAGGGGAAGAAAGATGTGGAAGCTACGAAAGAAGATGAGCCCATAGAGGGCGCTGAAGTGGCCCCTGCGGAGAAACCAGAGTCTGAATCTGAGGAATTTCACAGTGCTGATGAGGGCAAGCAGGACAAGTCCGAAAATGAAGAAACTGAAACAGAGGACAAGGGGAAGACAGAGGTGGAAGCTGCACAAGAAGACGAACACACTGGGGAGAAGCCAGAGTCCGAATCTGAGAAAGTTCACAATGCTGATGATGGAAAACAGAACAAGTCAGAAAATGCAGAAATTGAGGAAAAACAAGTATCTGGAGAAAAGCTGCAGCCTCAAAATGATAAAGATAGTCCTGCAGCTGATGTAAATGAGCACAAGCCAGAAGAAATTGCCATGGAAGGGACCAATGCCAcagtaggaggaagttccaaccACGCAGAACTTGCTGTTGGTGGGGAATCTGAGGATGCCCATGGGAATGATGGAGAAAATAGGCCGAAAGAGGAGGAGAAAGAAATGAAAGGAGCTGATTTGGTTATGGGAAATGACAAGATCAGCCAACCAAAGCTGGCTCATTCCCAGCAGCATCAGTCACCTGCACCTATTAGCTGCTGA
- the LOC132598769 gene encoding phosphatidylcholine:diacylglycerol cholinephosphotransferase 1-like, with product MKDDNKISDMKKRPSSDLDDSGWLNNAFFMRLTARDVFNVVKYHPIPCIFATSLFFFMGVEYTLRMVPSSSPPFDLGFIATRRIHRLLDSKPALNTLLAGLNTVFVGMQMVYIVWAFLIEGRPRATIATLFMFTCRGILGYATQLPLPEDFLGSGADFPVGNVSFFLFYSGHVAASVIASLDMKRMQRWKLSYLFDTLNVLQTIRLLSTRGHYTIDLAVGVGAGILFDSFSGKYEENRKKELLADSPNGTTNGAFHNSKLHENSEYLSVASD from the exons ATGAAAGACGACAATAAAATTTCCGACATGAAGAAGAGACCATCCTCAGATTTGGATGATTCAGGGTGGTTGAATAATGCATTTTTCATGAGATTGACAGCTAGGGATGTATTCAATGTGGTGAAGTACCATCCCATACCGTGCATCTTCGCGACCTCGCTGTTCTTCTTCATGGGCGTGGAATACACTCTTCGTATGGTCCCATCTTCATCCCCGCCTTTTGATCTGGGATTCATCGCTACACGTCGCATTCATCGTTTGCTTGATTCTAAACCTGCTCTCAATACTCTTCTTGCTGGCCTTAACACG GTGTTCGTGGGGATGCAAATGGTGTATATAGTATGGGCTTTCTTAATTGAAGGGCGGCCACGAGCGACTATTGCAACTCTGTTCATGTTCACATGCAGAGGCATTCTTGGATATGCTACACAGCTGCCATTACCAGAG GATTTCTTGGGGTCAGGCGCTGATTTTCCAGTAGGAAATGTGTCGTTTTTCTTGTTCTATTCGGGGCACGTTGCAGCATCTGTGATCGCGTCTCTGGATATGAAGCGTATGCAGAGATGGAAATTGTCTTATTTATTTGACACATTGAACGTATTGCAAACGATCAGATTGCTGAGCACCAGGGGTCATTACACTATTGATTTGGCTGTTGGAGTTGGTGCTGGAATTTTATTTGATTCTTTTTCTGGAAAGTACGAGGAGAATAGAAAAAAGGAACTGCTTGCAGATAGTCCTAATGGCACCACTAATGGTGCGTTTCATAACTCAAAACTGCACGAAAATAGTGAATACTTAAGTGTTGCTTCAGATTAA
- the LOC132598778 gene encoding SNF1-related protein kinase regulatory subunit gamma-like PV42a, with product MQATMVQGGSPNKLPQQHQMLKDKQVKDLMVDKRRLVEVPYTATLTDTIKTLMANKVVAVPVAAPPGHWIGAGGSMILESDKQTGAVRKHYIGMVTMLDILAHIAGNVSAHDDDLAKKMMVPVSSIIGHCLESLSLWTLSPNTSIVDCMEVFSKGIHRAMVPVDGQSENITGVELTESASCYRMLTQMDLLRFLNDQQELKAIMSNKVSDKQLQAITDTVFGVTNKAKAIDVIKCMRTASLNAVPIVELSDDIEEDHTQLVNGKKRKIVGTFSATDLRACPVQQIQPLLNLEVLDFLKMLSGTPLYGSTGLRSSWREQVTCHPESSLGEVVEKVVSDHVHRVWVVDEQGLLEGVVSVTDMIRVIRLWYLTEFLQ from the exons atgcaGGCAACTATGGTACAAGGTGGCAGCCCCAATAAATTACCTCAGCAACATCAAATGCTGAAAGACAAGCAAGtgaaggatttaatggttgaCAAAAGAAGGCTTGTTGAGGTTCCATATACTGCCACGCTGACAGACACTATAAAAACACTGATGGCTAACAAGGTGGTGGCTGTTCCTGTGGCTGCGCCACCTGGTCACTGGATTGGAGCTGGTGGTTCTATGATTTTGGAATCTGATAAACAGACTGGTGCTGTGAGGAAACATTATATAGGAATGGTTACTATGCTTGATATTTTGGCACATATTGCTGGAAATGTTAGTGCTCATGATGATGATTTGGCGAAAAAGATGATGGTCCCTGTTTCTTCAATTATAGGACATTGTCTTGAGAGTCTTAGCTTGTGGACCCTCAGTCCTAACACTAG CATTGTGGATTGCATGGAAGTTTTCAGCAAAGGCATACACCGAGCCATGGTACCAGTCGATGGACAATCAGAAAACATAACTGGTGTTGAGCTCACCGAGTCCGCATCGTGTTATCGAATGCTAACACAAATGGATCTGCTAAGGTTTTTGAATGACCAGCAGGAGCTTAAAGCTATAATGTCGAACAAGGTCTCAGACAAACAATTGCAAGCAATCACAGACACTGTTTTTGGGGTGACTAATAAGGCAAAAGCTATCGATGTGATCAAATGCATGAGAACAGCTTCGCTCAATGCAGTACCAATTGTGGAGTTGTCTGATGACATTGAAGAAGATCATACTCAGCTTGTTAAT GGTAAGAAGAGGAAGATTGTAGGAACATTTTCGGCTACGGACTTGAGAGCATGTCCTGTACAGCAAATACAGCCTCTACTGAATCTAGAGGttcttgatttcttgaaaatGCTGTCGGGGACACCATTATATGGATCTACAGGGCTGAGATCTTCATGGAGGGAACAAGTGACTTGCCATCCAGAATCGTCACTCGGGGAAGTGGTGGAGAAAGTTGTGTCGGACCACGTTCATCGTGTTTGGGTGGTGGATGAACAAGGCTTGCTGGAAGGAGTTGTATCCGTCACTGATATGATAAGAGTCATCAGGCTCTGGTATCTTACTGAGTTTTTGCAGTAA